A single window of Gossypium arboreum isolate Shixiya-1 chromosome 13, ASM2569848v2, whole genome shotgun sequence DNA harbors:
- the LOC108461493 gene encoding integrin-linked protein kinase 1-like isoform X2, which translates to MNSGTSDGELAAPGSSGRVSSTSSADKKKEKARVSRTSMILWHAHQNDAGAVRKLLEEDRALVNARDYDSRTPLHVASLHGWIDVAKCLLEYGADVNAQDRWKNTPLADAEGAKKHNMIELLKSNGGLSYGQSGSHFEPKPVLPPLPNKCDWEVDPSELDFSSSNIIGKGSFGEILKASWRGTPVAVKRILPSLSDDRLVIQDFRHEVNLLVKLRHPNIVQFLGAVTDKKPLMLITEYLKGGDLHQYLKEKGSLSASTAVSFALDIARGMAYLHNEPNVIIHRDLKPRNVLLVNSSADHLKVGDFGLSKLIKVQNCHDVYKMTGETGSYRYMAPEVFKHRKYDKKVDVFSFAMILYEMLEGEPPFSNYEPYEAAKYVAAGHRPSFRSKSYLPELREYAF; encoded by the exons ATGAACTCCGGCACATCCGACGGAGAATTGGCGGCGCCTGGGTCGAGCGGGAGGGTGAGCTCTACATCGTCAGCAGACAAAAAAAAGGAGAAGGCAAGAGTGAGCCGCACGTCGATGATACTGTGGCATGCTCACCAAAACGACGCCGGCGCTGTCCGCAAGCTTCTCGAGGAAGATCGGGCTTTGGTCAACGCTAGAGATTACGACAGCCGTACGCCTCTCCACGTTGCTTCGCTCCATGGCTGGATCGACGTCGCCAAGTGCCTCCTTGAATATGGTGCCGATGTCAACGCCCAAGATCGCTGGAAGAATACG CCTTTAGCTGATGCAGAAGGAGCTAAAAAACATAATATGATTGAACTATTGAAGTCAAATGGTGGATTATCTTAC GGCCAAAGTGGAAGCCACTTTGAACCAAAGCCGGTTCTGCCCCCTCTACCAAACAAGTGTGACTGGGAAGTTGACCCTTCTGAGCTGGACTTCTCTAGTTCAAATATCATAGGAAAG GGGTCATTTGGTGAGATTTTAAAAGCCAGTTGGCGGGGAACACCTGTAGCTGTCAAACGCATCCTTCCATCACTTTCAGATGATAGATTGGTCAT TCAGGATTTCCGGCATGAAGTGAATTTGCTTGTAAAGCTCCGCCATCCTAATATAGTTCAATTCCTTGGAGCTGTCACTGACAAGAAGCCCCTTATGTTAATTACTGAGTATTTAAAAGGG gGTGATCTTCACCAGTATCTCAAGGAAAAGGGTTCGCTTAGTGCATCAACAGCCGTCAGCTTTGCATTGGACATTGCGAG GGGTATGGCTTATCTTCACAATGAGCCAAATGTTATAATTCATCGAGATCTAAAACCAAG gaATGTGCTTTTGGTCAACTCCAGTGCTGATCATTTGAAAGTTGGAGACTTTGGACTGAGcaaactcatcaaggttcaaaATTGTCATGATGTCTACAAAATGACTGGGGAAACAGGGAGTT ATCGTTATATGGCACCTGAAGTTTTCAAGCACCGGAAATATGATAAAAAAGTGGATGTTTTCTCTTTCGCAATGATACTTTATGAG ATGCTTGAAGGAGAACCACCATTCTCGAATTATGAACCTTATGAAGCAGCTAAGTATGTTGCAGCAGGACACCGACCTTCTTTTCGTTCAAAATCATACCTCCCTGAACTCAGAGA GTATGCTTTTTGA
- the LOC108461493 gene encoding integrin-linked protein kinase 1-like isoform X1 → MNSGTSDGELAAPGSSGRVSSTSSADKKKEKARVSRTSMILWHAHQNDAGAVRKLLEEDRALVNARDYDSRTPLHVASLHGWIDVAKCLLEYGADVNAQDRWKNTPLADAEGAKKHNMIELLKSNGGLSYGQSGSHFEPKPVLPPLPNKCDWEVDPSELDFSSSNIIGKGSFGEILKASWRGTPVAVKRILPSLSDDRLVIQDFRHEVNLLVKLRHPNIVQFLGAVTDKKPLMLITEYLKGGDLHQYLKEKGSLSASTAVSFALDIARGMAYLHNEPNVIIHRDLKPRNVLLVNSSADHLKVGDFGLSKLIKVQNCHDVYKMTGETGSYRYMAPEVFKHRKYDKKVDVFSFAMILYEMLEGEPPFSNYEPYEAAKYVAAGHRPSFRSKSYLPELRDLTDNCWAADMNQRPSFLDILKRLEKM, encoded by the exons ATGAACTCCGGCACATCCGACGGAGAATTGGCGGCGCCTGGGTCGAGCGGGAGGGTGAGCTCTACATCGTCAGCAGACAAAAAAAAGGAGAAGGCAAGAGTGAGCCGCACGTCGATGATACTGTGGCATGCTCACCAAAACGACGCCGGCGCTGTCCGCAAGCTTCTCGAGGAAGATCGGGCTTTGGTCAACGCTAGAGATTACGACAGCCGTACGCCTCTCCACGTTGCTTCGCTCCATGGCTGGATCGACGTCGCCAAGTGCCTCCTTGAATATGGTGCCGATGTCAACGCCCAAGATCGCTGGAAGAATACG CCTTTAGCTGATGCAGAAGGAGCTAAAAAACATAATATGATTGAACTATTGAAGTCAAATGGTGGATTATCTTAC GGCCAAAGTGGAAGCCACTTTGAACCAAAGCCGGTTCTGCCCCCTCTACCAAACAAGTGTGACTGGGAAGTTGACCCTTCTGAGCTGGACTTCTCTAGTTCAAATATCATAGGAAAG GGGTCATTTGGTGAGATTTTAAAAGCCAGTTGGCGGGGAACACCTGTAGCTGTCAAACGCATCCTTCCATCACTTTCAGATGATAGATTGGTCAT TCAGGATTTCCGGCATGAAGTGAATTTGCTTGTAAAGCTCCGCCATCCTAATATAGTTCAATTCCTTGGAGCTGTCACTGACAAGAAGCCCCTTATGTTAATTACTGAGTATTTAAAAGGG gGTGATCTTCACCAGTATCTCAAGGAAAAGGGTTCGCTTAGTGCATCAACAGCCGTCAGCTTTGCATTGGACATTGCGAG GGGTATGGCTTATCTTCACAATGAGCCAAATGTTATAATTCATCGAGATCTAAAACCAAG gaATGTGCTTTTGGTCAACTCCAGTGCTGATCATTTGAAAGTTGGAGACTTTGGACTGAGcaaactcatcaaggttcaaaATTGTCATGATGTCTACAAAATGACTGGGGAAACAGGGAGTT ATCGTTATATGGCACCTGAAGTTTTCAAGCACCGGAAATATGATAAAAAAGTGGATGTTTTCTCTTTCGCAATGATACTTTATGAG ATGCTTGAAGGAGAACCACCATTCTCGAATTATGAACCTTATGAAGCAGCTAAGTATGTTGCAGCAGGACACCGACCTTCTTTTCGTTCAAAATCATACCTCCCTGAACTCAGAGA CTTAACAGACAATTGTTGGGCTGCCGATATGAATCAAAGACCTTCTTTCTTGGATATTCTCAAGAGGCTTGAAAAGATGTAG